The Thermoleophilaceae bacterium DNA segment CCTTGCCGTGCTCCGCGCCCGACTCCTTGAGCATCGGGATGGCCTCGCGCAGCATCAGGTAGACGCCGCGCAGGTTGGCGCCGAGCTGGATGTCGAGCTTCTTGGTCTCGTGCTCCGCGATCGCGCCGCCGATGCCCACGCCGGCGTTGTTCACGAGCACGTCGAGGCGGCCGTAGCGCTCGCGGTGTGCGTCGCGCAACGCAACGATGTCCTCCTCCGCGGTCATGTTGGCCGGCACCGCGTGGGCGTCAAGGCCCTCGTCCACGAGCCCCTTGACCGCCTCCTCGAGCTTGTCGGGACGGCGGGCCGACACGGTGAGCCCGTAGCCCTCCCTGCCGAGCGCGCGCGCGATCGCGAGCCCGATCCCACTCGATCCGCCGGTGATGAGCGCAGCACGGTCCGCCATGTCTCTCTCCTCCTGGATGCGTGGATCGCGGGGGCGCCGGAACCCTACTTATTGCGAAGACGGCGTTAAGCGCTCGCCCGAGCGGCGCGCCGGAGCGGGCGCGTTATCTACCCTTTGGCGGGATGACCCGGAGGCGCATCCCGACGGCGGCCGTGCTGCTGGCAACCGCCGCGCTCCTCGCGTCGTGCGGTGGCGACGGCGAGGGCGACGATGACCGCGGCAGCGCCGGCGCTCCGCCGCCGGCATCGGCCGCGGACTTCCCGGACGCCGGGTCCAGGACG contains these protein-coding regions:
- a CDS encoding SDR family oxidoreductase — its product is MADRAALITGGSSGIGLAIARALGREGYGLTVSARRPDKLEEAVKGLVDEGLDAHAVPANMTAEEDIVALRDAHRERYGRLDVLVNNAGVGIGGAIAEHETKKLDIQLGANLRGVYLMLREAIPMLKESGAEHGKALVVNVASIAGKHGQGWLGAYSATKAAVVGLSQAAHGELSKEGIQVTAFCPAFVATSMTDWVEGQVPKEEMIQPEDIAEAVLFLLRTSRNCIVPEVQFVRPGDSPGSGV